Genomic segment of Oncorhynchus nerka isolate Pitt River linkage group LG10, Oner_Uvic_2.0, whole genome shotgun sequence:
ctactgcacggcaagtggtacgaGAGTGCCAAGTCTATGTCCAAAGGATttctttaacagcttctaccccaagtcataagactcctgaatagctaatcaaatggctacccagactatttgcattggccCCCCCCATtcgctactctctgtttattatctatgcatggtcactttaactctacccacatgtacatattacctcaatttccTCGActaaccccgcacattgactctgtatcgatactagaggtcgaccgattatgatttttcaacaccgataacgattattggaggaccacaaaaagccgataccgattaatcggccgattaaaaataaaaagtaaaaacggatttatttgtaataatgacaattacaacaatactgaatgaacacttattttaacttaatataatacataaataaaaatccatttagcctcaaataaataatgaaacatgttcaatttggtttaaataatgcaaaaacaaagtgttggagaagaaagtaaaagtgcaatatgtgccatgtaaaaaagctaacgtttaagttccttgctcagaacatgagaaaatatgaaagctggtggttccttgtaacatgaatcttcaatattcccaggtaagaggttttaggttgtagttattatagtatttatatgactatttctctctctaccatttgtatttcatatacctttgactattggatgttcttataggcactttagtattgccagtgtaacagtatagcttccgtccctctcctcgttcCTACCGgtgctcgaaccaggaacacatcaacaacagccaccctcaaagcatcgttacccatcgctccacaaaagccgcggcccttgcagagcaaggggaacaactactccaagtctcagagcgagtgacgtttgaaacgctattagcgcacaccccgttaactagctagccatttcacatcggttacaccaggggttgtaggtaagcatttcacctgttgtatttggagcaTGTGACAGATTATATTAGATTTGACTATATAGGgagtaaggtgccatttgggactcaatcATACACTTGGGTGACATGATTACAGTTAATGTCTGACTAGCCAAAGTGTTGTTTTTTCAACACTTTTCAAACAAGTTTGAAAggttctctttaaaaaaaaatcttcttATTTTTTCCTCCACAGGAGACCTTCTCCTGATGTTCATTTAGCAGGGCTCTACGCTGACCTTTTTTTTTTGCAAGGAGCACATTTGTGCCGAGTTGATAAATGTAGGTGCACACAAATACATTTAGAAGCACAATGAAATATATTAAAGCTAGAATTCCAAAACTGTCTTGGTACACTGGTGCTCCTAGGATAGAATTCCAGGTCAAACAGCTAAATATTTAGGCGCATATGTGAGTAAAATGGTTGCTCTGTTTAGCCAAACTTTGCTTTATTTGTTACTGCTACCTTACAATAGGAAGAGCAtttaggcctactgtctgttaataatgacatatgactatgtagaacaaggcctactgtctgttaataatgacatatggctatgtagaacaaggcctactgtctgttaataatgacatatggctatgtagaacaaggcctactgtctgttaataatgacatatgactatgtagaacaaggcctactgtctgttaataatgacatatgactatgtagaacaaggcctactgtctgttaataatgacatatgactatgtagaacaaggcctactgttaataatgacatatgactatgtagaacaaggtgtctgttaataatgacatatgactatgtagaacaaggcctactgtctgttaataatgacatatgactatgcagaacaaggcctactgttaataatgacatatgactatgtagaacaaggcctactgtctgttaataatgacatatgactatgtagaacaaggcctactgtctgttaataatgacatatgactatgtagaacaaggcctactgtctgttaataatgacatatgactatgtagaacaaggcctactgtctgttaataatgacatatgactatgtagaacaaggcctactgtctgttaatgacatatgactatgtagaacaaggcctactgtctgttaataatgacatatgactatgtagaacaaggcctactgttaataatgacatatgactatgtagaacaaggcctactgttaataatgacatatgactatgtagaacaagacctactgtctgttaataatgacatatgactatgtagaacaaggcctactgttaataatgacatatgactatgtagaacaagacctactgttaataatgacatatgactatgtagaacaaggcctactgtctgttaataatgacatatgactatgtagaacaaggcctactgtctgttaataatgacatatgactatgtagaacaaggcctactgtctgttaatgacatatgactatgtagaacaaggcctactgtctgttaataatgacatatgactatgtagaacaaggcctactgttaataatgacatatgactatgtagaacaaggcctactgttaataatgacatatgactatgtagaacaagacctactgtctgttaataatgacatatgactatgtagaacaaggcctactgttaataatgacatatgactatgtagaacaagacctactgttaataatgacatatgactatgtagaacaaggcctactgttaataatgacatatgactatgtagaacaaggcctactgttaataatgacatatgactatgtagaacaagacctactgttaataatgacatatgactatgtagaacaaggcctactgtctgttaataatgacatatgactatgtagaacaaggcctactgtctgttaataatgacatatgactatgtagaacaagacctattgttaataatgacatatgactatgtagaacaagacctactgttaataatgacatatgactatgtagaacaagacctactgttaataatgacatatgactatgtagaacaaggcctactgtctgttaataatgacatatgactatgtagaacaaggcctactgttaataatgacatatgactatgtagaacaagacctactgttaataatgacatatgactatgtagaacaaggcctactgtctgttaataatgacatatgactatgtagaacaagacctactgttaataatgacatatgactatgtagaacaagacctactgttaataatgacatatgactatgtagaacaaggcctactgtctgttaataatgacatatgactatgtagaacaaggcctTCCTTTTATTTTTCTCCCACCACCACatttatttgattgattgaacatTCAGGATGTCTTCTAGTAGGCCGTTCTGTACTCAACCTGTCTTCTAGTAGGCCGTTCTGTGCTCAACCTGTCTTCTAGTAGGCCGTTCTGTACTCAACCTGTCTTCTAGTAGGCCGTTCTGTACTCAACCTGTCTTCTAGTAGGCCGTTCTGTACTCAACCTGTCTTCTAGTAGGCCGTTCTGTATTCAACCTGTCTTCTAGTAGGCCGTTCTGTACTCAACCTGTCTTCTAGTAGGCCGTTCTGTACTCAACCTGTCTTCTAGTAGGCCGTTCTGTACTCAACCTGTCTTCTAGTAGGCCGTTCTGTACTCAACCTGTCTTCTAGTAGGCCGTTCTGTACTCAACCTGTCTTCTAgtagaacaaggcctactgtctgtACTCAACCTGTCTTCTGTAGGCCGTTCTCAACCTGTCTTCTAGTAGGCCGTTCTGTACTCAACCTGTCTTCTGTTCTGTACTCAACCTGTCTTCTAGTAGGCCGTTCTGTACTCAACCTGTCTTCTAGTAGGCCGTTCTGTACTCAACCTGTCTTCTAGTAGGCCGTTCTGTACTCAACCTGTCTTCTAGTAGGCCGTTCTGTACTCAACCTGTCTTCTAGTAGGCCGTTCTGTACTCAACCTGTCTTCTAGTAGGCCGTTCTGACTCAACCTGTCTCTAGTAGGCCGTTCTGTACTCAACCTGTCTTCTAGTAGGCCGTTCTGTACTCAACCTGTCTTCTAGTAGGCCGTTCTGTACTCAACCTGTCTTCTAGTAGGCCGTTCTGTACTCAACCTGTCTTCTAGTAGGCCGTTCTGTACTCAACCTGTCTTCTAGTAGGCCGTTCTGTACTCAACCtgtcttctagtgtcttctagTAGGCCGTTCTGTACTCAACCTGTCTTCTAGTAGGCCGTTCTGTACTCAACCTGTCTTCTAGTAGGCCGTTCTGTACTCAACCTGTCTTCTAGTAGGCCGTTCTGTATTCAACCTGTCTTCTAGTAGGCCGTTCTGTACTCAACCTGTCTTCTAGTAGGCCGTTCTGTACTCaacctgtctgtgtgttctccCTACAGATCTATGAGGCCTTCAGCCAGGAGAGCTCTCCCATGGAACAGGAAGTGATGCCCATatactcctcctccccccctccgcTGGACGACGaatcagggggagaggaggacgaTGACGAGTTTGGGGATTTCTCTGGGGGTGTGGCAATGTCATCCAACCAGCCGTGCCCCTCCACAACAGACCCCGCCTCCCCGACCCCATCAACTGTGAGCTTTAGTGTTAGtaactcctcctctttctctggaACTACCCATAGCAACGGAATCTCGAAACAGTTCCGAGCAGCTGACGACCTGAAGAAGCCACGGGCGCCGGACCAATCACAGCCCGCTAATACTGGGACCTCAGAGGTCGGCAGGGTTCGGCCGGGGTTGGAGGTCAAAGGGCAGCCCTGTCATTGCGACCTCCCTGACCTCCCTCTCACCAATGGGTTTGTCAAGCGGAATCACCAGGGGACCATGTCTGCAGGTAACAACTTTAGTCCCGAGGGCTGTCATGGAGTTGTTAGTGAGGTTGCCTAGCAACTTAGTCTTTGTAATAcaagtttttgtttttgttgtattgtgtttttaATCCTCAATAATTTTGAATATGTACTGTTGTACTCAAATGGCTGAGGCATCTCTATATGTATTTTAAATACGTTCCAGTAAAATGTATTAATCAATTCACCACAGGTCTTGTACCGGCTGGCCTGGGCTCCCCCAGCCAGGAGCAGGGGTTTGCAGACTTCTCTGCGTTCGCCGAGCCAGAGATGGAGCTGGAACCCTGGTGCTGCGGCttcactcacactcacagtacgGAGCACAGGAAGGACGGCAGGATGGAGGGGACAAACCTAACCAACGGTTTCTGCAATGCACACTCGGTCCAGAAGGACATGGAGCAGCGGGCCAGAATAGAGCCTGGCGGGTCTGACTCTCAATGTTTAGCACAGCAAGAGGACAGGGACTGCACTCGAGTCCAGCAACACTGTGAGCTAAGGGGCCACCCTCAGGACTCTGGCCTCTTAGCCCCCATAGAGGTGCTCTGTGCTAGGGGTGAGGGGCTGGGGGAGCCTGGAGAGAGGGCACCCAGCATCAACAGGGATAGCACGCTTACACAGGACCCAGaactgggagggaggagggtggaggaggaggaagataaggAGAGCGAAACAGAGgacagtgtctctcctctccagaccACAGTCAGTGGGTCAGTGAGTGAGGAGTTTGCCTCCTCTGGTGAGGCTGTGTCGTCAGATGCTTTGGAGGAGTTTGGGAACTTTGGCGAGACGGTCTTCACTCCCTCGTCaataggggaggaggagaaggagaaagatgaGGTGCAGCGGAGTGACCTCAGGGAGGAGACCGAGACAAagttggtggaggaggaagatgaagaagaggacTTTGGAATCTTCAGGGATGCTGGATCCTTCCCTAGCCAGGAGGACTTTGCTGACTTCAACCAATCGGAGTCCAGGACACAGGAGGGCTTTGGTGACTTTGAACAGGACTATTCTGAGGACCTAGGTACGACCCAGGCGTGTGGGGAGGAGGTTGGACATGGAGACCTTCCCCTCAGCGACAGCTTTGCAGACTTCCACTCTGCTCCCCTGGAGGGGCAGGGTGAGAGGGAAGAGGGCTGGGGGGCGTATGGAGACCAGGGAGGTCTGTCGGAGGGGGAGACCTGGGCAGAGtttggagaggaggatagagccAGGCGGACAGAAGAGGCAGAGGCGAagaagtggggagagagatgTCAGGGAGGTGCTGCTGTACGAAGGGACAGTCTGCAGGTGAGTGGTCTTCTGAGTTATTAGAGTGCATTTATATTGTGTAATGCCGGAGAGACAGTCCCAGCTCCAACACCTCACATTTTCCCCAACACGGCCGACACACAATTTATACCGGTGAGATGAATGGTCAGCCGCCGCATGCTCAAATGTAAAGTGATAGAGAGTTGGGACTCCAAACAGGATTCTCCAGGAGTCTGGATAACGAGGCATCCAACAGTACTTAGTTGTCCCACGTCTGGTAGAAATCCACTCTGACATTTGTAGTATGTTTGTCATAACCTTTGACTCTGCAAGAATAATTCTGCCCGGATGGTTTTTATTATTGTATCAATAGATTGTCACTGCAGTTCGCCTAGAGGTAGCTCCTAGAGGTAGCTCCTAGAGGTAGCTCCTAGAGGTAGCTCCTAGAGGTAGCTCCTAGAGGTAGTTCCTAGAGGTAGCTCCTAGAGGTAGCTCCTAGAGGTAGTTCCTAGAGGTAGTTCCTAGAGGTAGTTCCTAGAGGTAGTTCCTAGAGGTAGTTCCTAGAGGTAGCTCCTAGAGGTAGCTCCTAGAGGTAGCTCCTAGAGGTAGCTCCTAGAGGTAGCTCCTAGAGGTAGCTCCTAGAGGTAGCTCCTAGAGGTAGCTCCTAGAGGTAGCTCCTAGAGGTAGTTCCTAGAGGTAGTTCCTAGAGGTAGCTCCTAGAGGTAGCTCCTAGAGGTAGCTCCTAGAGGTAGCTCCTAGAGGTAGCTCCTACCTAAATGAGTTTGCTGGAATAAGACAGTTCCTGCCAGACTTCAGTTTGCTTCGAAATCAGGTAGATGGACATAGTTAGTTTAAAAATATTTCCCATTAATTGTGTGTGATTACAATGTAGTAGACTGCACTGTACTAGATCTCAAACAAGCCATGTCTCTCCCATTCAGTCCTCCCTGTCTATCCGGCTACAGAGAGTCCTACAGACCAGCTTCCCTGCAGTGGCAGTCCCAGAACTGgatcaggagagggaggagactggggtggagggggaggagactgGGGTGGAGGAGGACGAGACTgccgtggaggaggaggagacgggggtgGAGGACAGTGGGGATGAGGTGTTGAATGTGCTCAGCCTCAGGGCTCTGCTAGAGACTCTAGACACACAGCCTGAGGAAGAGGAGACAAAGGGGCTCAACCACACTACACACTGGTGAGAGAAcctctagtgatgatgatgatgattataacgATGATGGTTCAGTGGAATAACAGCAGATAGCATTGGAGGCTGGCCAAAGCACTACTCTGCTGTATGTGACCGCCTCCTTGTTTGCTTTACCCAGGGTTCCTAGGGGCGCGTGGCGGCAGCCTCAGGACCTCCACGATGCCGTGGGCCTGGGATTCCAGTGGGGCGGTTCCCATAGCAACAGGGCCCTGCTCCGCTGTCTGGGGATGGACACCAGAAACATGGTAACGGCCTCTTTTCAGTTTAAAGCCACACTCTGTAGTTATGTGAATGGCTCCATGCGTAGCAACAGAATAACAGCAGATGTAAAGAACAGTAAGAAAATGGATGGATGGCATTTCACATGACTTTAAAACATCTACATATATAGTGCTCAATGAAGGACTTTCCATCAGAGCAACATAACTAAATAAAACATGAAGCCATCTGCCtttgacaacaacaacatcaatgaTGTAGTAagtcatgtgtctgtctgtctgtctgtctgtctgtctgtctgtctgtctgtctgtgtctgtctgtctgtctgtctgtcatgtgttgagttgagtttgagtttatttttacagggacagtgcacattaatcaacgtttcagtaaaagtggcGTTTTTAGCCAGCTGGCTAATTTTCAaacgcagtccctgggcaggttattaaaaacaataacaatacagacaatcattgagcagtgagcatTGAACACTCcctgtgtcttgtctgtctgtccgtaagcccctccctctctcctccctccccataatTCCATATTGTACATCATCTACTGTAAATATGTCTATATGTCCCCTTTACTATGTAGAAGTGTTCTGTTGTTGCTGTATCTATAGTGCACATACTGTATGTGGATTATATGTCAATTCTTCATCTATAATATAATGTTATTCTGTCTGTATATTCTGTTTATTGGTGTAAAAGCAGCACCATTTCACCAGCTTGAATTCCTGCTACATGTAAAGTTACTTGGTGATTTCtgattctgtctctcctccacagtTGTTCACTGGTCAGAGAAAGCAGCCTGTCATAGTTCCTGTGTTTGCAGCCAGCCTGGTGAGTGGACTGATGCAGATACtgtactgtgtcccaaatggcaccctgttccctatacagtacactactttagaccagggcccatatgg
This window contains:
- the LOC135559549 gene encoding aftiphilin-like isoform X1 → MEQEVMPIYSSSPPPLDDESGGEEDDDEFGDFSGGVAMSSNQPCPSTTDPASPTPSTVSFSVSNSSSFSGTTHSNGISKQFRAADDLKKPRAPDQSQPANTGTSEVGRVRPGLEVKGQPCHCDLPDLPLTNGFVKRNHQGTMSAGLVPAGLGSPSQEQGFADFSAFAEPEMELEPWCCGFTHTHSTEHRKDGRMEGTNLTNGFCNAHSVQKDMEQRARIEPGGSDSQCLAQQEDRDCTRVQQHCELRGHPQDSGLLAPIEVLCARGEGLGEPGERAPSINRDSTLTQDPELGGRRVEEEEDKESETEDSVSPLQTTVSGSVSEEFASSGEAVSSDALEEFGNFGETVFTPSSIGEEEKEKDEVQRSDLREETETKLVEEEDEEEDFGIFRDAGSFPSQEDFADFNQSESRTQEGFGDFEQDYSEDLGTTQACGEEVGHGDLPLSDSFADFHSAPLEGQGEREEGWGAYGDQGGLSEGETWAEFGEEDRARRTEEAEAKKWGERCQGGAAVRRDSLQSSLSIRLQRVLQTSFPAVAVPELDQEREETGVEGEETGVEEDETAVEEEETGVEDSGDEVLNVLSLRALLETLDTQPEEEETKGLNHTTHWVPRGAWRQPQDLHDAVGLGFQWGGSHSNRALLRCLGMDTRNMLFTGQRKQPVIVPVFAASLGMLEPTKEPLRPASTAEKTAATAQALPGSQETTTTSSIQQGAPQPWSQFDWSSSGLGINRLDELDSDTSSRPADTLNHLMSTMENTTTSTRKPHRDEEDQLSEEAARVICGLADLSFMKAKVLMFPITLTPAAGSGTLLE
- the LOC135559549 gene encoding aftiphilin-like isoform X3; this translates as MEQEVMPIYSSSPPPLDDESGGEEDDDEFGDFSGGVAMSSNQPCPSTTDPASPTPSTVSFSVSNSSSFSGTTHSNGISKQFRAADDLKKPRAPDQSQPANTGTSEVGRVRPGLEVKGQPCHCDLPDLPLTNGFVKRNHQGTMSAGLVPAGLGSPSQEQGFADFSAFAEPEMELEPWCCGFTHTHSTEHRKDGRMEGTNLTNGFCNAHSVQKDMEQRARIEPGGSDSQCLAQQEDRDCTRVQQHCELRGHPQDSGLLAPIEVLCARGEGLGEPGERAPSINRDSTLTQDPELGGRRVEEEEDKESETEDSVSPLQTTVSGSVSEEFASSGEAVSSDALEEFGNFGETVFTPSSIGEEEKEKDEVQRSDLREETETKLVEEEDEEEDFGIFRDAGSFPSQEDFADFNQSESRTQEGFGDFEQDYSEDLGTTQACGEEVGHGDLPLSDSFADFHSAPLEGQGEREEGWGAYGDQGGLSEGETWAEFGEEDRARRTEEAEAKKWGERCQGGAAVRRDSLQRVLQTSFPAVAVPELDQEREETGVEGEETGVEEDETAVEEEETGVEDSGDEVLNVLSLRALLETLDTQPEEEETKGLNHTTHWVPRGAWRQPQDLHDAVGLGFQWGGSHSNRALLRCLGMDTRNMLFTGQRKQPVIVPVFAASLGMLEPTKEPLRPASTAEKTAATAQALPGSQETTTTSSIQQGAPQPWSQFDWSSSGLGINRLDELDSDTSSRPADTLNHLMSTMENTTTSTRKPHRDEEDQLSEEAARVICGLADLSFMKAKVLMFPITLTPAAGSGTLLE
- the LOC135559549 gene encoding aftiphilin-like isoform X2; this translates as MEQEVMPIYSSSPPPLDDESGGEEDDDEFGDFSGGVAMSSNQPCPSTTDPASPTPSTVSFSVSNSSSFSGTTHSNGISKQFRAADDLKKPRAPDQSQPANTGTSEVGRVRPGLEVKGQPCHCDLPDLPLTNGFVKRNHQGTMSAGLVPAGLGSPSQEQGFADFSAFAEPEMELEPWCCGFTHTHSTEHRKDGRMEGTNLTNGFCNAHSVQKDMEQRARIEPGGSDSQCLAQQEDRDCTRVQQHCELRGHPQDSGLLAPIEVLCARGEGLGEPGERAPSINRDSTLTQDPELGGRRVEEEEDKESETEDSVSPLQTTVSGSVSEEFASSGEAVSSDALEEFGNFGETVFTPSSIGEEEKEKDEVQRSDLREETETKLVEEEDEEEDFGIFRDAGSFPSQEDFADFNQSESRTQEGFGDFEQDYSEDLGTTQACGEEVGHGDLPLSDSFADFHSAPLEGQGEREEGWGAYGDQGGLSEGETWAEFGEEDRARRTEEAEAKKWGERCQGGAAVRRDSLQSSLSIRLQRVLQTSFPAVAVPELDQEREETGVEGEETGVEEDETAVEEEETGVEDSGDEVLNVLSLRALLETLDTQPEEEETKGLNHTTHWVPRGAWRQPQDLHDAVGLGFQWGGSHSNRALLRCLGMDTRNMLFTGQRKQPVIVPVFAASLGMLEPTKEPLRPASTAEKTAATAQALPGSQETTTTSSIQGAPQPWSQFDWSSSGLGINRLDELDSDTSSRPADTLNHLMSTMENTTTSTRKPHRDEEDQLSEEAARVICGLADLSFMKAKVLMFPITLTPAAGSGTLLE
- the LOC135559549 gene encoding aftiphilin-like isoform X4 — protein: MEQEVMPIYSSSPPPLDDESGGEEDDDEFGDFSGGVAMSSNQPCPSTTDPASPTPSTVSFSVSNSSSFSGTTHSNGISKQFRAADDLKKPRAPDQSQPANTGTSEVGRVRPGLEVKGQPCHCDLPDLPLTNGFVKRNHQGTMSAGLVPAGLGSPSQEQGFADFSAFAEPEMELEPWCCGFTHTHSTEHRKDGRMEGTNLTNGFCNAHSVQKDMEQRARIEPGGSDSQCLAQQEDRDCTRVQQHCELRGHPQDSGLLAPIEVLCARGEGLGEPGERAPSINRDSTLTQDPELGGRRVEEEEDKESETEDSVSPLQTTVSGSVSEEFASSGEAVSSDALEEFGNFGETVFTPSSIGEEEKEKDEVQRSDLREETETKLVEEEDEEEDFGIFRDAGSFPSQEDFADFNQSESRTQEGFGDFEQDYSEDLGTTQACGEEVGHGDLPLSDSFADFHSAPLEGQGEREEGWGAYGDQGGLSEGETWAEFGEEDRARRTEEAEAKKWGERCQGGAAVRRDSLQSSLSIRLQRVLQTSFPAVAVPELDQEREETGVEGEETGVEEDETAVEEEETGVEDSGDEVLNVLSLRALLETLDTQPEEEETKGLNHTTHWVPRGAWRQPQDLHDAVGLGFQWGGSHSNRALLRCLGMDTRNMLFTGQRKQPVIVPVFAASLGMLEPTKEPLRPASTAEKTAATAQALPGSQETTTTSSIQLIGGGGTLDTVFKINFEREARIVMFLELRTEEARM